From Clarias gariepinus isolate MV-2021 ecotype Netherlands chromosome 2, CGAR_prim_01v2, whole genome shotgun sequence, one genomic window encodes:
- the fgf18a gene encoding fibroblast growth factor 18a has product MRSFLSTLAVLCIQMMLVMCNPLQVFGVDGVNFSMHVENQTRARDPMSRRQPRVYQLYSRTSCKHVQVLGRRISARGEDGDKFAQLVVEADTFGSQVRIRGKETNYYLCMNRRGKLVGKKASNRSEDCVFIEMVLENNYTALMSARYKDWYVGFTKRGRPRRGPQTLLNQQDVHFMKRLPPGEQPDHTPFRFTTVSKRSKRIRAARPR; this is encoded by the exons ATGCGGTCCTTCCTCTCTACCCTGGCTGTCTT GTGTATCCAGATGATGCTGGTGATGTGCAATCCTCTGCAG GTGTTTGGAGTTGATGGCGTGAACTTCAGCATGCACGTGGAGAATCAGACTCGTGCACGAGACCCCATGAGCCGAAGACAGCCTCGAGTCTACCAGCTTTACAGTCGCACCAGCTGCAAACATGTCCAAGTGCTCGGCCGCAGAATCAGCGCCCGCGGGGAGGACGGAGACAAATTCg CCCAGCTTGTAGTGGAGGCAGACACATTCGGCAGCCAGGTGCGAATCAGGGGGAAGGAGACCAACTACTACCTGTGTATGAACCGCAGGGGCAAACTCGTAGGCAAG AAGGCCAGTAATCGCAGTGAAGACTGTGTCTTTATTGAAATGGTGCTTGAGAACAACTACACAGCATTAATGTCAGCACGTTACAAAGACTGGTACGTGGGCTTCACCAAGAGGGGGCGCCCTCGTCGTGGCCCTCAGACTCTTTTAAACCAGCAAGACGTTCATTTCATGAAGCGCCTTCCTCCAGGGGAACAGCCAGACCACACACCGTTTCGTTTCACCACTGTCAGCAAGAGGAGCAAAAGAATCCGTGCTGCACGACCACGCTAA